From one Bacteroidota bacterium genomic stretch:
- a CDS encoding AsmA family protein: MLKKILIVAGVLLVLIVGAAVLLPIIYKDKIVALVKEEVNKNINAKVDFGDFDLTILSSFPDFTIKIDQLSVIGIAPFEGDTLTSAKQLALTVDIMSVIKGSQIDIESIELNQAFINLIVLKDGRANWDIAKADSSKSAEEPAAPSKFNVALKSYEINESRISYDDASLGFTMTMDDFTHQGMGDFTQDLFILSTNTNATATNLWYGGVKYMHQVRTNLKADLDMDMQNMKFTFKENELQLNELFIGLDGWLAMPKEDINMDLNISARKNDFRNFLSMIPGVYKEGFKDLKSGGTLELKAFVKGTYNEQKMPGFGLNLKVVNGQFQYPSLPVAVNNVQLDLQVNNPDGVPDHTTIDLKRLHVELGKEPFDAKLSVRTPVSDANINATVKGSVNFANLSKIVPLEQGTTIRGTMNADLSMAGRMSAIEQQRYEEFNAGGSIVLNNFNYSSKDYQQGFDLKECRLTFNPQHIELNNFDARMGKSDIQANGKLDNLLAYFFKKEILKGSLNLMSNNLDLSEFNNQDGATPAAAKDTSAMTLIEVPGNLDFTVNASVGKLSYDNVILDNLSGKVVIRDQAMNMENLSFTTLSGVMKLSGIYATRERKKADIALNMDISGFDIQQTVKTFNTVKKMAPIAERANGRFSSNFTMNGKLDERMQPDLKSLTGGGKLSTANVTISNFGPMLKIAEVLKMDQFKELDVSNVNISFSFVNGRVDVKPFDVTLAGIPTTVSGSTGFDQSIDYNLAMNAPVSKLPSAATGVITGLISKANAKGANFSMAENIKLNLKLGGTVSNPTVSTDLKETSGKAIDQIKDKIKEEFDSKKKELEDKAKAEADRLKKEAEDKAKAEVDKLKKEAEEKARQEKEKLKKEAEKKAKDALKNVFGPK, from the coding sequence ATGTTAAAGAAAATTCTAATCGTTGCCGGTGTCCTCCTGGTTCTGATTGTGGGTGCTGCTGTGCTCTTACCCATTATTTACAAAGACAAAATCGTAGCCCTTGTCAAGGAGGAAGTAAATAAAAATATAAATGCTAAAGTTGACTTTGGAGATTTCGATCTGACCATTCTGAGCAGCTTTCCGGACTTCACAATAAAAATTGATCAACTCAGTGTAATCGGCATTGCTCCTTTTGAAGGAGACACACTCACTTCTGCAAAACAACTGGCACTCACGGTCGATATCATGAGTGTGATCAAAGGATCTCAAATTGACATTGAATCTATTGAACTGAATCAGGCTTTCATAAACCTGATTGTACTTAAAGATGGCAGGGCGAATTGGGATATTGCTAAAGCAGATAGCAGTAAATCAGCTGAAGAACCGGCTGCTCCCTCTAAATTCAATGTGGCTTTGAAATCTTATGAAATTAATGAAAGCAGAATTTCCTATGATGACGCATCACTTGGATTTACCATGACTATGGATGATTTCACACATCAGGGGATGGGTGATTTCACGCAAGATCTATTTATCCTTTCTACCAACACCAATGCTACAGCTACCAATCTTTGGTATGGCGGGGTGAAATATATGCATCAGGTCCGGACCAATCTCAAAGCGGACCTCGACATGGACATGCAGAATATGAAATTTACTTTTAAAGAAAATGAATTGCAACTGAATGAACTCTTTATCGGTTTAGATGGATGGCTGGCTATGCCGAAAGAAGATATCAATATGGATCTGAATATCTCTGCGCGAAAGAATGACTTCAGGAATTTCCTTTCGATGATTCCCGGTGTCTATAAGGAAGGATTTAAAGATTTGAAATCCGGAGGCACATTGGAATTAAAAGCTTTTGTAAAAGGAACTTATAACGAACAAAAAATGCCCGGCTTTGGCCTTAATCTCAAAGTAGTCAACGGACAATTTCAATATCCTTCCCTTCCGGTCGCAGTTAACAATGTACAACTCGACTTACAAGTAAACAATCCTGATGGTGTCCCTGATCATACAACGATTGATTTAAAGCGCTTGCATGTTGAATTAGGGAAAGAACCTTTTGATGCTAAACTAAGTGTACGCACACCCGTTAGTGATGCGAATATCAATGCAACAGTAAAAGGTTCTGTGAATTTTGCCAATCTGAGTAAAATTGTTCCATTAGAACAAGGAACAACGATTCGCGGAACTATGAACGCAGATTTAAGCATGGCAGGCCGAATGTCGGCGATAGAACAACAACGCTATGAAGAATTTAATGCCGGAGGTTCCATTGTCCTGAATAACTTCAATTATAGCAGTAAAGATTACCAGCAAGGATTTGACTTGAAAGAATGTCGTTTGACTTTTAATCCTCAACATATAGAACTGAATAATTTTGATGCAAGAATGGGCAAAAGTGATATTCAGGCGAATGGTAAATTGGATAATCTGCTGGCTTACTTCTTCAAGAAAGAAATTCTTAAAGGCAGTTTGAACCTTATGAGTAATAATCTGGACCTCTCCGAATTCAATAATCAGGATGGAGCTACACCTGCTGCCGCTAAAGACACATCAGCAATGACCTTGATTGAAGTCCCGGGGAACCTTGACTTTACAGTAAATGCTTCAGTCGGAAAATTGAGTTATGACAATGTTATTCTTGACAATCTTTCCGGAAAAGTTGTTATTCGCGATCAGGCGATGAATATGGAAAATCTCAGCTTTACCACATTAAGCGGAGTAATGAAACTCAGCGGAATTTATGCAACACGCGAAAGGAAAAAAGCTGATATCGCACTGAACATGGACATCTCCGGTTTCGATATTCAACAAACGGTGAAGACATTTAATACAGTGAAAAAGATGGCTCCAATAGCTGAAAGGGCGAATGGACGCTTCTCCTCTAATTTCACTATGAATGGAAAATTGGATGAACGTATGCAGCCGGATTTAAAGTCATTAACCGGAGGAGGTAAATTATCTACAGCCAATGTTACCATTAGTAATTTCGGTCCGATGCTTAAAATTGCGGAGGTGTTGAAGATGGATCAATTTAAAGAATTAGATGTGAGCAATGTAAATATTTCCTTCAGTTTCGTGAATGGACGTGTTGATGTAAAACCCTTTGATGTAACGCTTGCGGGTATCCCAACAACCGTTTCCGGAAGCACAGGCTTTGACCAAAGCATTGATTATAATCTGGCCATGAATGCACCTGTTTCGAAGTTGCCTTCAGCTGCCACCGGTGTCATCACCGGATTAATTTCGAAGGCAAATGCTAAAGGCGCTAATTTCAGTATGGCAGAGAATATCAAATTAAATCTGAAATTGGGAGGCACTGTGTCTAATCCTACTGTCAGTACAGATTTAAAGGAAACAAGCGGAAAAGCCATTGATCAAATTAAAGACAAGATAAAAGAAGAATTTGATTCCAAAAAGAAAGAACTTGAAGATAAAGCTAAAGCAGAAGCAGACCGACTCAAAAAAGAAGCGGAAGACAAGGCGAAAGCTGAAGTGGATAAATTGAAAAAGGAGGCTGAAGAAAAGGCCCGTCAGGAAAAAGAGAAGCTGAAAAAAGAAGCTGAGAAAAAGGCCAAAGATGCTCTCAAAAATGTATTCGGACCAAAATAA
- a CDS encoding GNAT family N-acetyltransferase → MKIIEATIEDIPVIYDLANRIWKVHYPAIISMEQIDYMLEKMYSKAALEEQLNTGHRFFILTTDEHPAGYLSYSHNGEGAYFLHKLYVDTGYHQKGMGRYLLNEVFDKIPTIKTLRLTVNRKNYTAINFYFKMGFIIEEVKDFDIGNGYEMNDFVMLKNYTS, encoded by the coding sequence ATGAAGATTATTGAAGCAACTATAGAGGATATTCCGGTCATTTACGACCTCGCGAATCGTATCTGGAAGGTTCATTATCCTGCTATCATCAGCATGGAACAAATAGACTATATGCTGGAAAAAATGTATTCCAAAGCGGCTTTAGAGGAGCAGTTAAACACCGGTCACCGCTTTTTTATATTAACTACAGACGAACATCCTGCCGGATATTTATCGTACAGTCATAACGGTGAGGGGGCCTACTTTCTGCACAAACTTTATGTGGATACAGGCTATCATCAAAAAGGAATGGGGCGCTACTTGTTAAATGAGGTTTTTGATAAAATTCCGACGATTAAAACATTGCGTCTCACCGTAAACAGAAAAAATTACACCGCCATCAACTTCTACTTTAAAATGGGATTTATCATTGAGGAAGTCAAGGATTTTGATATCGGGAACGGGTATGAGATGAATGACTTTGTGATGCTAAAAAATTATACCTCCTAG
- a CDS encoding aminotransferase class IV family protein, with protein sequence MNKHHEHFLLNGELISGNINSHSLLNRGFLYGDGFFESMRFEKNKILLLDDHLHRLHRSLVLMEMSGQGFPDKQEMISYAQQLIKANHNGDYARLRLTVFRDSSGFYAPEGSKASWVLQSSALEGIYVWPEKGIHIGIYTRQSKARGPYSSIKSTSSLFYIMAALHAQKEHWDDALVLNTSGNIIEATSSNVFLVYNKTLITPPLSEGCVDGVFRKFILDLADKKGIPFREQMVTETELNLATEIFLTNTIRGIRWVDRLGEKYFENKVAKELFSLLLKEIH encoded by the coding sequence ATGAATAAGCACCACGAGCACTTCCTGCTGAATGGCGAACTGATATCAGGTAATATCAATAGTCATTCCCTGCTCAATAGGGGCTTCCTGTATGGAGATGGTTTTTTTGAGAGCATGCGTTTTGAAAAAAATAAAATCCTACTCCTTGATGACCATCTGCATCGATTACATCGTTCATTGGTGCTGATGGAGATGTCGGGACAAGGATTTCCGGATAAGCAAGAAATGATCAGCTATGCACAACAATTGATTAAGGCCAACCACAATGGCGATTATGCCCGATTGCGATTAACAGTCTTCAGAGATTCATCCGGCTTCTATGCTCCTGAAGGAAGTAAAGCTTCGTGGGTACTTCAATCCTCTGCATTAGAGGGAATCTATGTGTGGCCTGAAAAAGGCATCCACATCGGCATCTACACCCGTCAGTCAAAAGCAAGAGGTCCTTATTCAAGTATTAAGTCCACCAGTAGTCTGTTCTATATCATGGCTGCTCTTCACGCCCAAAAGGAACACTGGGATGACGCGCTGGTATTAAACACCTCCGGAAATATCATTGAAGCGACAAGCAGTAATGTTTTTCTCGTCTATAACAAGACCTTGATTACACCGCCGCTTAGCGAGGGTTGTGTAGACGGGGTGTTCAGAAAATTCATCCTTGATTTAGCCGACAAAAAAGGAATACCTTTCCGGGAGCAAATGGTGACAGAGACAGAGTTAAATCTTGCCACAGAAATCTTTCTGACCAATACCATTAGGGGTATCAGATGGGTAGATAGATTGGGTGAAAAATATTTCGAAAATAAGGTAGCGAAAGAATTGTTCTCACTTCTCTTGAAAGAGATACATTAA
- the aroC gene encoding chorismate synthase: MAGNSLGQLFRITTFGESHGAGIGVVIDGCPAGLEIDPATIQEELNRRRPGQSEISSPRNEKDQLEILSGIYEGKSTGAPISIFIKNEDHRPADYNHLQEGWRPGHADFTYDQKYGFRDHRGGGRSSARETAARVMAGAVAKILLAKHGILINAYVSTVADISVSLPYSELDLALTEENIVRCPDPLIAEKMIALIEKVRDEGDTVGGIITCVAHNVPSGLGEPVFHKLQADLAGAMMSINAAKGFEIGSGFKGTAMRGSLHNDKFIAEVNPAGHPRFRTQTNHSGGIQGGISNGADIVFNVGFKPVSTLMQAQQSVDKEGNSVTLQGKGRHDPCVLPRAVPIVEAMCALVLADHWLLNLGSKL, encoded by the coding sequence ATGGCAGGCAATTCATTAGGGCAATTATTTCGTATTACTACGTTTGGCGAATCTCACGGAGCAGGAATTGGGGTTGTTATTGATGGATGTCCCGCAGGACTTGAAATCGATCCCGCAACCATTCAGGAGGAGCTCAACCGTCGTCGTCCGGGTCAAAGTGAAATCTCCTCTCCCCGAAATGAAAAAGATCAGTTAGAAATTTTAAGTGGTATTTACGAAGGGAAAAGTACCGGTGCTCCCATCAGCATTTTTATTAAGAATGAAGATCATCGGCCGGCAGATTACAATCATTTGCAGGAAGGATGGCGACCCGGTCATGCTGATTTTACCTATGATCAGAAATACGGTTTCAGGGATCATCGCGGTGGTGGCCGTTCCTCCGCGCGGGAAACTGCTGCCAGGGTGATGGCCGGAGCAGTGGCTAAAATTTTATTGGCGAAACATGGAATATTGATCAACGCGTATGTGAGTACTGTTGCCGATATTTCGGTCTCCCTCCCCTATTCTGAACTCGATCTTGCATTAACCGAAGAAAATATAGTGCGCTGTCCGGACCCACTTATTGCAGAAAAGATGATCGCCCTCATTGAAAAAGTCAGGGATGAAGGTGATACAGTCGGGGGAATTATTACCTGTGTAGCGCACAATGTTCCTTCCGGACTCGGGGAGCCGGTCTTTCATAAATTACAGGCGGATCTTGCAGGTGCAATGATGAGTATTAACGCGGCCAAGGGATTCGAAATTGGAAGTGGTTTTAAAGGAACAGCCATGCGTGGAAGCTTGCATAATGATAAATTTATTGCCGAAGTAAATCCCGCAGGACATCCTCGTTTCCGCACCCAAACCAATCATAGCGGAGGCATTCAGGGGGGAATCAGCAATGGGGCCGATATCGTTTTTAATGTAGGTTTTAAACCGGTTTCCACATTAATGCAGGCGCAGCAAAGTGTGGACAAAGAGGGAAATTCCGTGACTTTGCAAGGGAAAGGACGACATGACCCCTGTGTTTTACCTCGGGCTGTCCCCATCGTTGAAGCCATGTGCGCCCTCGTTTTAGCTGACCATTGGCTCTTGAACCTTGGATCTAAACTTTAG
- a CDS encoding ABC-F family ATP-binding cassette domain-containing protein, whose protein sequence is MNIFTAEGISKAYNEKPLFSKIDISLGEGQKMAIIAANGSGKTTLMRILAGKEVPDEGRLSMRNDLRVGYLEQDPFFAPEATVMDCIFEPGHPILHAIGEYERLLDKGGEIDQSELQVVMDTIDTLNGWDYEARAAEVLGKLGIHDLDKQTKFMSGGQKKRIALARLLIDDFDLLLLDEPTNHLDLDMIEWLEQYLKRVNKSIILISHDRYFLDNVCNVIVELENSKIFTYNGNYAYYIEKKTEKDDQERSTVDKARNVYRRELEWMRRQPKARTTKSKSRQDSFYDVEEVAKSRRTEEKMQITMQMNRLGSKILELENICKSYDNHTLLKDFSYTFIRGEKIGLIGRNGAGKSTLLNIIMEQIKPDQGRVKTGETVVFGYYSQHGMTLPEDKRVIDVVKDIAEYVETGNGNWMGVSQFLNHFNFRGAKQHVFVSKLSGGEKKRLYLLTILLRNPNFLILDEPTNDLDIVTLNILEEFLDGYQGCLLMVTHDRYFMDRLVDHVFVLDGEGGVKDIHGNYTDYRGMFDNMPMKKEEKKPEVVKEKQEPVKKKVKLSFKEQKEMQTLEQEIALIEHKKKVLLEKMNSGLSHDEMIKCSTDFQQTEALLDEKSMRWLELQEQSGG, encoded by the coding sequence ATGAATATCTTTACTGCGGAGGGTATCTCCAAGGCTTACAATGAGAAACCCCTTTTTTCGAAAATTGATATTTCGCTGGGTGAGGGACAGAAAATGGCGATTATTGCCGCAAATGGGAGTGGAAAGACGACTTTAATGCGGATTTTGGCCGGGAAAGAGGTTCCTGATGAGGGACGTTTGTCGATGAGAAATGACCTTCGCGTGGGATACCTTGAGCAGGATCCTTTTTTTGCGCCGGAAGCAACGGTGATGGATTGCATTTTTGAACCGGGTCATCCCATTTTGCACGCTATCGGTGAGTATGAACGATTGTTGGATAAAGGTGGTGAAATCGATCAGAGTGAATTGCAGGTGGTTATGGATACCATCGATACGCTGAACGGGTGGGATTATGAAGCCCGTGCCGCTGAGGTGTTGGGGAAATTGGGAATTCATGATCTGGATAAGCAGACGAAGTTTATGTCCGGTGGTCAGAAGAAACGGATCGCCCTTGCCCGATTATTAATTGACGATTTTGATCTCCTGTTGCTGGATGAACCCACGAACCATTTGGATTTGGATATGATCGAGTGGCTGGAGCAATATCTCAAGCGCGTCAATAAGTCGATCATTCTCATTTCCCATGACCGGTATTTCCTCGATAATGTTTGTAATGTTATTGTTGAGCTGGAGAATAGCAAAATTTTTACCTACAACGGGAATTATGCGTATTACATAGAGAAGAAAACGGAGAAGGATGATCAGGAACGCTCTACCGTTGACAAGGCCAGAAACGTGTACCGTCGTGAGTTGGAATGGATGCGTCGTCAGCCAAAGGCCCGGACAACCAAGTCGAAGTCGAGGCAGGATTCGTTTTATGATGTAGAAGAAGTGGCGAAGTCCCGGCGTACAGAAGAGAAAATGCAGATCACTATGCAGATGAATCGGCTTGGAAGTAAAATTCTGGAGCTGGAGAATATTTGCAAGTCGTACGATAACCATACGTTACTAAAAGACTTTTCCTATACCTTTATCAGAGGGGAGAAAATTGGTCTGATCGGCAGAAATGGTGCAGGGAAATCTACGCTGCTGAATATAATCATGGAGCAGATAAAACCGGATCAGGGCAGGGTTAAAACCGGTGAGACGGTTGTGTTTGGATATTATTCGCAGCATGGCATGACCTTGCCGGAAGACAAGAGAGTGATTGATGTAGTTAAGGATATTGCCGAATACGTTGAAACCGGTAACGGAAACTGGATGGGTGTTTCTCAGTTCTTAAATCACTTTAATTTCAGAGGGGCGAAGCAACATGTCTTTGTTTCGAAATTGAGTGGTGGTGAAAAGAAGCGCTTGTATTTGCTGACGATTTTACTGCGGAATCCCAATTTCCTCATTCTGGATGAGCCGACGAATGATTTGGATATTGTCACTTTGAATATTCTGGAGGAATTTCTGGATGGTTATCAGGGTTGCCTGTTGATGGTAACGCATGACCGTTATTTTATGGATCGGCTCGTGGATCACGTTTTTGTCCTGGATGGAGAAGGTGGTGTAAAAGATATTCACGGAAATTATACCGACTATAGGGGTATGTTTGATAATATGCCAATGAAGAAGGAAGAGAAGAAACCGGAAGTGGTGAAGGAAAAGCAAGAGCCGGTAAAGAAGAAAGTGAAGCTGAGTTTTAAGGAGCAGAAAGAAATGCAGACATTGGAACAGGAGATAGCTTTAATTGAGCATAAGAAAAAGGTCTTGCTTGAAAAAATGAACAGCGGTCTTTCACATGATGAGATGATTAAATGCTCTACCGATTTTCAACAAACAGAAGCATTGCTTGACGAAAAATCTATGAGATGGCTGGAGTTACAAGAGCAATCAGGAGGTTGA